In Deinococcus sedimenti, a single genomic region encodes these proteins:
- a CDS encoding B12-binding domain-containing radical SAM protein produces the protein MTLRILLLNPPHGSIGSRIPVEQLPPLGLLSLGGPLLDAGFTVELLDADLYNLPLHEIRHRALHFAPDVVMTGHAGSTSAHPVIMTILNALRGALPGVPFVYGGVFPTYHWFDILTEHPQVDIVVRGEGEVTAVRLAQALAQGTPLMDVLGLAYRQDGKPHATAQATMLTPLDDARVGWELIRHADYFYWGARRAVVAQFSRGCPYPCSYCGQRGFWTQRRHRDPVRFAQDLARLHREEGVQVINFADELPTGNRAAWAAFLDALIAENVKLTLVGSTRAGDADLLPRYRQAGVIRFLLGIESYDQVTLQSIRKGASTKDDREAIRLMREAGIISMATYVVGFEEERDIDYWHSFRQLMLYDPDQIQLLYITPHRWTPFFETVKHRQVVQTDVTKWDYKHQVLATRNVPPWRVLLWFKLMEVAVQLRPAMLWRTLTHPDPEYRHAMRWYYAVGFRVWLHEIREFTFKLRLRRDGPSLEDFWGSSLAQHEEALARPSRRPAHTQNGGLNP, from the coding sequence ATGACCCTGCGCATCCTGCTCCTGAACCCTCCGCACGGTTCAATCGGCAGCCGCATTCCCGTCGAGCAGCTCCCCCCACTGGGTCTGCTCAGCCTGGGCGGCCCGCTGCTGGACGCGGGATTCACGGTGGAGCTGCTGGACGCCGACCTGTACAACCTCCCCCTGCACGAGATCCGCCACCGCGCCCTGCACTTCGCGCCGGACGTCGTCATGACCGGCCACGCCGGGTCCACGTCCGCGCACCCGGTCATCATGACGATCCTGAACGCGCTTCGCGGCGCGCTGCCCGGCGTGCCGTTCGTGTACGGCGGCGTATTCCCCACGTACCACTGGTTCGACATCCTGACCGAGCACCCGCAGGTGGACATCGTCGTACGCGGCGAGGGCGAGGTCACCGCTGTGCGACTCGCGCAGGCCCTCGCGCAGGGCACTCCCCTGATGGACGTGCTTGGCCTCGCCTACCGCCAAGACGGAAAGCCGCACGCCACCGCGCAGGCCACCATGCTCACCCCGCTGGACGACGCCCGGGTCGGGTGGGAACTCATCCGGCACGCCGACTACTTCTACTGGGGCGCGCGGCGCGCCGTGGTCGCGCAGTTTTCGCGGGGCTGCCCCTACCCGTGCAGCTACTGCGGCCAGCGGGGCTTCTGGACGCAGCGCCGCCACCGCGACCCCGTCCGCTTTGCGCAGGATCTCGCCCGGCTGCACCGCGAGGAGGGCGTGCAGGTCATCAACTTCGCGGATGAACTGCCCACCGGGAACCGCGCCGCTTGGGCCGCGTTCCTGGACGCCCTGATCGCCGAGAACGTGAAGCTCACGCTGGTCGGCTCCACCCGCGCCGGGGACGCCGACCTGCTGCCCCGATACCGGCAGGCGGGCGTGATCCGCTTCCTGCTGGGCATCGAGAGTTACGACCAGGTGACCCTGCAGAGCATCCGCAAGGGGGCCAGCACGAAGGACGACCGCGAAGCGATCCGCCTGATGCGCGAAGCCGGGATCATCAGCATGGCCACGTACGTCGTGGGCTTCGAGGAGGAACGCGACATCGACTACTGGCACTCGTTCCGGCAGCTGATGCTGTACGACCCCGATCAGATCCAGCTGCTGTACATCACCCCGCACCGCTGGACGCCGTTCTTCGAGACCGTCAAGCACCGCCAGGTCGTGCAGACCGACGTCACCAAATGGGACTACAAGCATCAGGTGCTCGCCACCCGCAACGTCCCGCCGTGGCGGGTGCTGCTGTGGTTCAAGCTCATGGAGGTCGCCGTGCAGCTGCGCCCCGCCATGCTGTGGCGCACCCTGACCCACCCCGACCCGGAGTACCGCCACGCCATGCGCTGGTACTACGCCGTGGGTTTCCGGGTATGGCTGCATGAGATCCGCGAATTCACGTTCAAGCTGCGCCTGCGCCGCGACGGCCCCAGCCTGGAGGACTTCTGGGGCAGCAGCCTCGCCCAGCACGAGGAAGCCCTGGCCCGACCGTCCCGCCGCCCCGCCCACACCCAGAACGGCGGACTCAACCCGTAG
- a CDS encoding MliC family protein gives MNRLTLALATLILGTAHAATPPVQVNYRVYQYACAGGQTLKVYYVQFGDQPMFAMLDWKGQRHGLAQAISASGARYASLSGPAGARGGLQWWEHQGTAELSTFTGNSTTTTKTLLTGCKTTGR, from the coding sequence ATGAACCGACTGACCCTGGCCCTCGCCACCCTGATCCTCGGCACCGCGCACGCCGCCACGCCCCCGGTGCAGGTCAACTACCGCGTCTACCAGTACGCCTGCGCCGGCGGGCAGACCCTCAAGGTGTACTACGTGCAGTTCGGCGACCAGCCCATGTTCGCCATGCTCGACTGGAAAGGCCAGCGGCACGGACTGGCGCAGGCCATCAGCGCCAGCGGCGCCCGCTACGCCAGCCTCAGCGGCCCCGCCGGAGCGCGCGGCGGCCTGCAATGGTGGGAACACCAGGGCACCGCGGAACTCAGCACCTTCACCGGGAACAGCACCACCACCACGAAAACCCTCCTGACCGGCTGCAAGACCACTGGACGCTGA
- a CDS encoding DUF1345 domain-containing protein: protein MTVNSGRSPHAARRLLIGLVVGVLVGFGTPRGWPPEARVLLGWVAFTVTVMAQLWPLMMTAGPARTRELATREDDSRAVAGTLTTSAALVSLIGVMFLLSDAHDARGTREVLLTLLAVGTVAGSWLLVQTEYALHYARLYYRDGRGILFPHGDGNLDEPTYWDFAYLSVTIGMTYQVSDTNLNTRAMRRLLLGHALLSFVFGTVIIAVTINGVAGLIQ from the coding sequence ATGACCGTGAATTCCGGGCGTTCTCCTCACGCGGCCCGTCGTCTGCTGATCGGACTGGTGGTGGGTGTGCTCGTGGGGTTCGGCACGCCGCGCGGCTGGCCGCCGGAGGCGCGCGTCCTGCTGGGCTGGGTGGCGTTCACGGTGACGGTTATGGCGCAGTTGTGGCCTCTGATGATGACGGCTGGGCCTGCACGAACGCGGGAGCTGGCGACGCGGGAGGACGACAGCCGGGCGGTGGCGGGGACGTTGACGACGTCGGCGGCGCTGGTGAGTCTGATCGGGGTGATGTTCCTGCTGTCCGACGCGCACGACGCCAGGGGTACGCGGGAGGTGCTGCTGACGCTGCTGGCGGTGGGGACGGTGGCGGGCAGCTGGCTGCTGGTGCAGACGGAGTACGCGCTGCATTACGCGCGGCTGTACTACCGCGACGGGCGCGGCATCCTGTTCCCGCATGGGGACGGAAATCTGGATGAGCCCACGTACTGGGATTTCGCGTATCTGAGCGTGACGATCGGCATGACGTATCAGGTGAGCGACACGAACCTGAACACCCGCGCGATGCGGCGCCTGCTGCTGGGGCACGCGCTGCTGTCGTTCGTGTTCGGCACGGTGATCATCGCGGTGACGATCAACGGCGTGGCGGGCCTGATCCAGTAA
- a CDS encoding FAD binding domain-containing protein has product MYPANFEYQKAESVDQAIAALAGNPDLKVIAGGHSLLPAMKLRLAQPPALLDIWGIQEMKGITRDGDWFVVGAMTTHADVLRSNLPLFPEVAGWVGDPMVRNRGTIGGSLAHADPSADYPAAALALGVEFVIRGPGGERTVPADDMFQGMFESAVQPGELLTHIRVPTTTQASAYEKFRHPASHYAVVGVAVVRHADGKVRAAYTGAAEKAHRLNKLEDAVNASQAVPTGLVDAGDLLGDRFASAEYRAHLVDVLAARATERLG; this is encoded by the coding sequence ATGTATCCAGCCAACTTCGAGTATCAGAAGGCCGAGAGTGTCGATCAGGCCATCGCCGCCCTGGCCGGGAACCCGGACCTGAAAGTGATCGCGGGAGGGCACAGCCTGCTGCCCGCCATGAAACTGCGGCTGGCGCAACCGCCGGCGCTGCTGGACATCTGGGGCATCCAGGAGATGAAAGGCATCACCCGCGACGGCGACTGGTTCGTGGTGGGCGCGATGACCACACACGCGGACGTGCTGCGCAGCAACCTCCCGCTGTTCCCGGAAGTGGCGGGCTGGGTTGGCGACCCGATGGTCCGCAACCGCGGCACCATCGGCGGCAGTCTGGCGCACGCCGACCCCAGCGCCGACTACCCCGCCGCCGCCCTCGCGCTGGGCGTGGAATTCGTCATCCGCGGCCCCGGCGGTGAACGCACCGTGCCCGCCGACGACATGTTCCAGGGCATGTTCGAGAGCGCCGTGCAGCCCGGCGAACTCCTGACGCACATCCGCGTTCCCACGACCACGCAGGCCAGCGCGTACGAGAAGTTCCGTCACCCCGCCAGCCACTACGCCGTCGTGGGCGTCGCCGTCGTCCGCCATGCCGACGGGAAGGTCCGCGCCGCGTACACCGGCGCCGCCGAGAAAGCGCACCGCCTGAACAAGCTGGAGGACGCCGTGAACGCCTCCCAGGCTGTCCCCACCGGACTGGTCGACGCGGGCGACCTGCTCGGCGACCGCTTCGCCAGCGCCGAGTACCGCGCGCACCTCGTGGACGTCCTCGCCGCCCGCGCCACCGAACGACTCGGGTAA
- a CDS encoding xanthine dehydrogenase family protein molybdopterin-binding subunit, whose product MSDTRTEKYFGQALKRKEDPRFITGTGNYTDDMVLHGMVHAAMVRSPYAHAKITGINTDSVKDMPGVIRVLTGQDVADAGLGSIPVGWLLPELKTPAHPAIALTEANHVGDIVAVVIAETRAQAEDAAAALEVDYEALPAVSTSHAAIADGAPLVHDDVPGNVAFRWEIGDEAATNEAFSGAARKVSVKLRNHRLVANPIEPRSSLAQFTPAGGDYLLYTTSQNPHIHRLIIAAFVMSIPEHKLRVISPDVGGGFGTKIFQYQEEVIVLLAARLIGRPVKWTARRSEAFVSDAQGRDHDTEAELAVSDDGMILGFRVNTLANLGAYQTLFAPAVPTYLYGTLLNGVYKMPAIHAKVTGVMTNTVPVDAYRGAGRPEATYLIERIVDMAAHELNMDPAELRRKNFIGPDEFPYQTPVALVYDSGDYEPALDQAMQMMNYAALREEQARMKGGKKILGVGLISFLEACGLAPSALVGMLGAQAGQWESSLVRVHPTGKVELYTGSHSHGQGHETAFPQIAADELQIPIEDIELIHGDTGRMPYGWGTYGSRSAAVGGSALKMALQKITAKMKKIAAHLLEASEDDIEHEGGTFRIKGAPDKSKSFFDIALMAHLAHNYPADLEPGLEATAFYDPKNFVYPFGTHIAVVEIDTDTGHVKLRDYGSVDDCGPLINPLIAEGQVHGGVAQGMGQALLEEAAYDEDGNLLAGTYMEYAMPRADDLPFIQHGHTVTPSPHNPLGVKGIGEAGTIASTAAVANAVMDALWHEAGIAHLDMPYTAEKVWRALKDARASQPQAADD is encoded by the coding sequence ATGAGCGACACCCGGACCGAGAAGTACTTCGGACAGGCCCTCAAGCGCAAGGAAGACCCGCGCTTCATCACGGGCACCGGCAACTACACCGACGACATGGTCCTGCACGGCATGGTGCACGCCGCGATGGTCCGCAGCCCCTACGCGCACGCGAAGATCACGGGCATCAACACCGACTCCGTGAAGGACATGCCGGGAGTGATCCGCGTGCTGACCGGTCAGGACGTCGCGGACGCGGGCCTGGGCAGCATCCCGGTCGGGTGGCTGCTGCCGGAACTCAAGACGCCCGCCCACCCCGCCATCGCCCTGACGGAAGCGAACCACGTCGGGGACATCGTGGCGGTCGTGATCGCCGAGACGCGCGCGCAGGCCGAGGACGCCGCCGCCGCGCTGGAAGTCGACTACGAGGCCCTGCCCGCCGTGTCCACGTCCCACGCGGCCATCGCCGACGGCGCGCCCCTCGTGCACGACGACGTGCCGGGCAACGTCGCCTTCCGCTGGGAGATCGGGGACGAGGCCGCCACGAACGAGGCGTTTAGCGGCGCGGCCCGCAAGGTCAGCGTGAAGCTCCGCAACCACCGGCTGGTCGCCAACCCCATCGAGCCGCGCAGCAGCCTCGCGCAGTTCACCCCGGCGGGCGGCGACTACCTGCTGTACACCACCAGCCAGAACCCCCACATTCACCGCCTGATCATCGCGGCGTTCGTGATGAGCATCCCCGAACACAAACTGCGCGTGATTTCCCCCGACGTGGGCGGCGGCTTCGGCACGAAGATCTTCCAGTACCAGGAAGAGGTCATCGTGCTGCTCGCCGCGCGCCTGATCGGCCGCCCCGTCAAGTGGACCGCGCGGCGCAGCGAGGCGTTCGTCAGCGACGCGCAGGGCCGCGACCACGACACCGAAGCCGAACTGGCCGTCAGTGACGACGGCATGATCCTCGGCTTCCGCGTGAACACCCTGGCGAACCTCGGCGCGTACCAGACGCTGTTCGCGCCCGCCGTGCCCACGTACCTGTACGGCACGCTGCTGAACGGCGTGTACAAGATGCCCGCCATTCACGCCAAGGTGACGGGCGTCATGACGAACACCGTCCCCGTCGACGCGTACCGCGGCGCGGGCCGCCCGGAGGCCACGTACCTCATCGAGCGGATCGTGGACATGGCCGCCCACGAACTGAACATGGACCCCGCCGAACTGCGCCGCAAGAACTTCATCGGCCCCGACGAGTTCCCCTACCAGACGCCCGTGGCGCTCGTGTACGACAGCGGCGACTACGAACCCGCGCTGGATCAGGCCATGCAGATGATGAACTACGCGGCCCTGCGCGAGGAACAGGCCCGCATGAAAGGCGGGAAGAAGATCCTCGGCGTGGGCCTGATCTCCTTCCTGGAAGCCTGCGGACTGGCCCCCAGCGCCCTGGTCGGCATGCTCGGCGCGCAGGCCGGACAGTGGGAATCCAGCCTCGTGCGCGTGCACCCCACCGGGAAGGTCGAACTGTACACCGGCAGCCACAGCCACGGGCAGGGCCACGAGACGGCGTTCCCGCAGATCGCCGCCGACGAACTGCAGATTCCCATCGAGGACATCGAACTCATCCACGGGGACACCGGCCGCATGCCCTACGGCTGGGGCACCTACGGCAGCCGCTCGGCCGCTGTGGGCGGCAGCGCCCTGAAGATGGCCCTGCAGAAGATCACCGCCAAGATGAAGAAGATCGCCGCGCACCTGCTGGAAGCCAGCGAGGACGACATCGAGCACGAGGGCGGCACCTTCCGCATCAAGGGCGCGCCCGACAAGAGCAAGAGCTTCTTCGACATCGCCCTGATGGCGCACCTCGCTCACAACTACCCGGCCGACCTGGAACCCGGCCTGGAAGCGACCGCGTTCTACGACCCGAAGAACTTCGTGTACCCCTTCGGCACGCACATCGCCGTCGTGGAGATCGACACCGATACCGGGCACGTGAAACTGCGCGACTACGGCAGCGTGGACGACTGCGGCCCCCTCATCAACCCCCTGATCGCCGAGGGACAGGTGCACGGCGGCGTCGCCCAGGGCATGGGCCAGGCGCTGCTGGAGGAAGCCGCGTACGACGAGGACGGCAACCTGCTGGCCGGAACGTACATGGAGTACGCCATGCCCCGCGCGGACGACCTGCCGTTCATCCAGCACGGCCACACCGTCACCCCCAGCCCCCACAACCCCCTGGGCGTCAAGGGCATCGGCGAGGCCGGAACGATCGCCAGCACCGCCGCCGTCGCCAACGCCGTCATGGACGCCCTGTGGCACGAAGCCGGAATCGCGCACCTGGACATGCCCTACACCGCCGAGAAGGTCTGGCGCGCCCTGAAAGACGCGCGGGCCAGCCAGCCCCAGGCCGCCGACGACTGA
- a CDS encoding (2Fe-2S)-binding protein — protein sequence MNVTLQVNGKTYTRDVEPRTLLVHFLREDLGLTGTHVGCDTSQCGACTVHLNGDAVKSCTVLAVQAQGMDVTTIEGIGTPGDLHPLQTGFWEEHGLQCGFCTPGMIMSSAELLKHTPNPTEDQIRHHLEGNYCRCTGYHNIVKAVQHAASAMQGSSQAADD from the coding sequence ATGAACGTCACCCTGCAAGTGAACGGCAAGACCTACACCCGTGACGTGGAGCCCAGAACGCTCCTCGTTCACTTCCTCCGCGAGGACCTCGGCCTGACCGGCACGCACGTCGGCTGCGACACCAGCCAGTGCGGCGCGTGCACCGTCCACCTGAACGGCGACGCCGTCAAGAGCTGCACCGTCCTCGCCGTGCAGGCCCAGGGCATGGACGTCACCACCATCGAGGGCATCGGCACGCCCGGCGACCTGCACCCCCTCCAGACCGGCTTCTGGGAGGAGCACGGCCTGCAGTGCGGCTTCTGCACGCCCGGCATGATCATGAGCTCCGCCGAACTCCTGAAGCACACCCCCAACCCCACCGAGGACCAGATCCGCCACCACCTCGAAGGGAACTACTGCCGCTGCACCGGCTACCACAACATCGTCAAGGCCGTGCAGCACGCCGCCAGCGCCATGCAGGGTTCCAGTCAGGCCGCCGACGACTGA
- a CDS encoding helix-turn-helix domain-containing protein yields the protein MNDRLSLERQQLIRAWGGFVHRRVPEVRPDVPGPDLAGPDTTWPTVTPEVAASWARSALTVSPERVCAPVLSETDVRHAWRESALEYGMRGLIPELTRLAEDADLIVAVGDVDGTLLWTQGSERMTALARRVNFVPGGQWGEGTVGTNALALSLRTRQPVRVFSAEHYVQTVHDWVCYSSPIRDPGSGALLGVLDLSSTWEHSTPLGLASARHYAAQIEQAIGGRPPGAADALSLSFCGSPRVTLGGRRLHLTPRQHELLGVLALNPGGLSLDALHAHVYGDQPVSLSTLKSEVSTLRALLGGQIASRPYRLSVPVTLDAQRIEEHLLAGRAAQAAELFDGPLLPNSASPLLTYWREYLGAAVQAAVCRSGDPDLLWRYASRFDDPECLDVLDDLLPAGDPRRPVVRARRAALDAF from the coding sequence ATGAATGACCGCTTGTCGCTGGAACGTCAGCAGCTGATCCGCGCGTGGGGCGGCTTCGTGCACCGCCGCGTGCCGGAGGTCCGGCCTGACGTCCCTGGGCCTGACCTCGCTGGGCCTGACACGACTTGGCCGACTGTGACCCCGGAGGTCGCGGCGTCGTGGGCGCGTTCGGCGCTGACGGTGTCGCCGGAGCGGGTGTGCGCGCCGGTCCTGAGCGAAACGGACGTGCGGCACGCGTGGCGGGAGAGTGCGCTGGAGTACGGCATGCGCGGCCTGATTCCGGAACTGACCCGCCTGGCGGAGGACGCGGACCTGATCGTCGCGGTGGGCGACGTGGACGGCACGCTGCTGTGGACGCAGGGCAGCGAACGCATGACGGCCCTGGCGCGGCGCGTGAACTTCGTGCCGGGCGGACAGTGGGGCGAGGGCACCGTCGGCACGAACGCGCTGGCGCTGTCCCTGCGCACGCGGCAGCCCGTGCGGGTGTTCAGCGCGGAACACTACGTGCAGACCGTGCACGACTGGGTGTGTTACTCCAGCCCGATCCGTGATCCGGGGTCGGGGGCGCTGCTGGGCGTGCTGGATCTCAGCAGCACCTGGGAGCACAGCACGCCGCTGGGCCTGGCGAGCGCGCGGCACTACGCGGCGCAGATCGAGCAGGCGATCGGGGGCCGCCCGCCCGGCGCGGCGGACGCGCTGAGCCTGTCGTTCTGCGGGTCGCCGCGCGTGACGCTGGGTGGGAGGCGGCTGCACCTCACGCCCCGGCAGCATGAGCTGCTGGGCGTGCTGGCCCTGAATCCGGGCGGGCTGAGCCTGGACGCGCTGCACGCGCACGTGTACGGGGATCAGCCGGTCAGCCTGAGCACCCTGAAATCCGAGGTGAGTACGCTGCGGGCGCTGCTCGGCGGGCAGATCGCGTCCCGCCCGTACCGGCTGAGCGTGCCCGTCACGCTGGACGCGCAGCGTATCGAGGAGCACCTGCTGGCGGGGCGGGCCGCGCAGGCGGCGGAGCTGTTCGACGGGCCGCTGCTGCCGAACTCGGCGTCGCCGCTGCTGACGTACTGGCGGGAGTACCTGGGCGCGGCGGTGCAGGCGGCGGTGTGCCGCAGCGGCGACCCGGACCTGCTGTGGCGCTACGCGTCCCGTTTCGACGATCCGGAGTGCCTGGACGTGCTGGACGACCTGCTGCCCGCCGGGGACCCGCGCCGCCCGGTCGTGCGGGCGCGCCGCGCCGCGCTGGACGCCTTCTGA
- a CDS encoding MFS transporter, whose amino-acid sequence MNDAAPPARPPAARLSPTAALILLACSVVLGMSPWFSAAAALPQLREGWGLNAFQGSWLTLAVQLGFVLGAVLSALLNLADRVQPRVLIALGALLAAGANAALLLSPGLWGALLARAGVGAALALVYPPALRAMSAYFTRGRGLALGVMVGALTLGSASPHLVNGLGGADWRVVVGVTSALAALGGLLALPVGPGPFAGAAPAFRPAQAWRVLSARGPALATLGYLGHMWELYAMWTWFALFFSGMLTGAGQPDALRGAALATFGVVGVGALGCVVGGVLGDRWGRTRLTELSMWLSGGAALVLAGLLMWGSPPPGVVLALSVFWGFWIIADSAQFSTVMSEIAEPGYAGTAMTAQLALGFTLTAVTIALVPLLLPRLGWGGLFALWAVGPLLGALAMRALRGTPDAARIAGGRG is encoded by the coding sequence ATGAATGATGCTGCTCCCCCGGCCCGGCCCCCAGCAGCGCGTCTATCCCCGACGGCGGCGCTGATCCTGCTGGCGTGCAGCGTGGTGCTGGGCATGAGTCCGTGGTTCAGTGCGGCCGCCGCGCTGCCGCAACTGCGGGAGGGCTGGGGTCTGAACGCCTTCCAGGGGTCGTGGTTGACGCTGGCGGTGCAGCTGGGCTTCGTGCTGGGCGCGGTGCTGAGTGCGCTGCTGAATCTGGCGGACCGGGTGCAGCCGCGCGTGCTGATCGCGCTGGGGGCGCTGCTGGCGGCGGGGGCGAACGCGGCGCTGCTGCTCAGTCCGGGCCTGTGGGGGGCGCTGCTGGCCCGCGCGGGGGTGGGGGCGGCGCTGGCGCTGGTGTACCCTCCGGCGCTGCGGGCCATGAGTGCGTATTTCACGCGGGGGCGGGGGCTGGCGCTGGGCGTCATGGTGGGCGCGCTGACGCTGGGGTCGGCCAGTCCGCATCTGGTGAACGGGCTGGGCGGCGCGGACTGGCGGGTGGTGGTGGGCGTGACGAGCGCACTGGCGGCACTGGGGGGGTTGCTGGCGCTGCCGGTCGGGCCGGGCCCGTTCGCGGGGGCCGCTCCGGCGTTCCGGCCGGCGCAGGCGTGGCGGGTGCTGTCGGCGCGTGGGCCGGCGCTGGCGACGCTGGGGTACCTGGGGCACATGTGGGAGCTGTACGCCATGTGGACGTGGTTCGCGCTGTTCTTCAGTGGGATGCTGACCGGGGCGGGGCAGCCGGACGCGCTGCGGGGCGCGGCGCTGGCGACGTTCGGCGTGGTCGGGGTGGGCGCGCTGGGCTGCGTGGTGGGGGGCGTGCTGGGGGACCGCTGGGGCCGCACGCGCCTGACGGAACTGTCCATGTGGCTGTCGGGCGGCGCGGCGCTGGTCCTGGCGGGGCTGCTGATGTGGGGGTCGCCGCCCCCGGGGGTGGTGCTGGCGCTGAGTGTGTTCTGGGGGTTCTGGATCATCGCGGACAGCGCGCAGTTCAGCACGGTCATGAGTGAGATCGCCGAGCCGGGCTACGCGGGGACGGCGATGACGGCGCAGCTGGCGCTGGGGTTCACGTTGACGGCGGTGACGATCGCGCTGGTGCCGTTGCTGCTGCCCCGGCTGGGGTGGGGTGGGTTGTTCGCGCTGTGGGCGGTGGGGCCGCTGCTGGGTGCGCTGGCGATGCGGGCACTGCGCGGCACGCCGGACGCGGCGCGGATCGCGGGTGGTCGGGGGTGA
- a CDS encoding NAD(P)/FAD-dependent oxidoreductase: MKTLILGAGYSGLAVATKMKPAPGLEALMVEQNAYHTFETRLHEAAAHNTPVTLPLAPLLRGTGVNLEQAQVEAVNLDDKEVKLKDGRVLTYDTLVVGLGSVTNFYRIPGLAENASELKQLSDADEIFNFVNRAYTTEYQGNRDIVVGGAGLTGVELVTELAQRAQLLTKERGLSPFNIYLVEAGPKILPILDDALRAKAQRTLEEYGIHILVGHRITQATADTVTVQTASGEQKTVSAGKIIWTGGIQARDIVSGSKLEKGPGGRIAVDDKLRAKGYPEVFVIGDMGLALNQEGKPVPTTAQHAGQQGRLTGKNIMRLVRGEEPEAYEPTTLGEFVSLGGLMAVGWMKLPWNQKLAITGGIAHVMKRASEWRWRISID, from the coding sequence ATGAAGACCCTCATCCTTGGTGCTGGTTACTCCGGCCTTGCTGTCGCCACCAAAATGAAGCCCGCCCCGGGCCTCGAAGCCCTGATGGTGGAGCAGAACGCCTACCACACCTTCGAAACCCGCCTGCACGAAGCGGCGGCCCACAACACCCCCGTCACCCTGCCCCTGGCTCCTTTGCTGCGGGGCACCGGCGTGAACCTCGAACAGGCCCAGGTCGAAGCCGTCAACCTGGACGACAAAGAAGTCAAGCTCAAGGACGGCCGCGTCCTCACGTACGACACCCTGGTCGTCGGCCTGGGCAGCGTCACGAACTTCTACCGCATCCCCGGCCTGGCCGAGAACGCCTCTGAACTCAAGCAGCTCAGCGACGCCGACGAGATCTTCAACTTCGTCAACCGCGCCTACACCACCGAGTACCAAGGCAACCGCGACATCGTCGTGGGTGGCGCGGGCCTCACCGGCGTGGAACTCGTCACGGAACTCGCCCAGCGCGCCCAGCTCCTGACCAAGGAACGCGGCCTGTCTCCCTTCAACATCTACCTCGTGGAAGCCGGCCCCAAGATCCTCCCGATCTTGGATGACGCGCTGCGCGCCAAGGCCCAGCGGACCCTCGAGGAGTACGGCATTCACATCCTCGTCGGGCACCGCATCACGCAGGCCACCGCCGACACCGTCACCGTGCAGACCGCCAGCGGCGAGCAGAAGACCGTCAGCGCCGGGAAGATCATCTGGACCGGCGGCATCCAGGCGCGCGACATCGTCAGCGGCAGCAAACTGGAGAAGGGCCCCGGCGGCCGCATCGCCGTGGACGACAAACTGCGCGCCAAGGGCTACCCCGAAGTGTTCGTGATCGGCGACATGGGCCTCGCGCTGAACCAGGAAGGCAAGCCTGTCCCGACCACCGCGCAGCACGCCGGGCAGCAGGGCCGCCTGACCGGGAAGAACATCATGCGTCTCGTGCGCGGCGAGGAACCCGAAGCGTACGAACCCACCACCCTGGGCGAGTTCGTCAGCCTGGGCGGCCTGATGGCCGTCGGCTGGATGAAACTCCCCTGGAACCAGAAGCTCGCCATCACCGGCGGCATCGCGCACGTCATGAAACGCGCGAGCGAATGGCGCTGGCGCATCAGCATCGACTGA
- a CDS encoding PadR family transcriptional regulator: MNPDLLRGNLDLILLTLLEQQPLYGFAIIQAARDRTGGYFDFKEGSLYPALHRLEAEGLLAAQHGETGRNGKPRKYYAITDRGRDTLNAKRQEFAAFTGAVNQLGGTGA; the protein is encoded by the coding sequence ATGAACCCAGACCTGCTGCGCGGCAACCTCGACCTGATCCTCCTGACCCTCCTCGAACAGCAACCCCTGTACGGCTTCGCGATCATCCAGGCCGCCCGCGACCGCACCGGCGGGTACTTCGACTTCAAGGAAGGCAGCCTCTACCCCGCCCTGCACCGCCTGGAAGCCGAGGGGCTGCTCGCCGCGCAGCACGGCGAAACGGGCCGCAACGGCAAACCCCGCAAGTACTACGCCATCACCGACCGGGGCCGCGACACTCTGAACGCCAAACGCCAGGAATTCGCCGCCTTCACCGGCGCCGTGAACCAGCTCGGCGGGACCGGCGCGTGA